One stretch of Eupeodes corollae chromosome 2, idEupCoro1.1, whole genome shotgun sequence DNA includes these proteins:
- the LOC129947966 gene encoding uncharacterized protein LOC129947966, with translation MVSNSIHSLNTQEVTTFYKQPNNMFKFVILFAVIAAAAAGLVPAVSTPLLGRLIPQPSLAPANTEHAGYVSGLTPIAHQYVSLPAAYSAVYAAEHVPLAYARNYVAYTAPIETSHYRISY, from the exons ATGGTATCAAATTCGATTCATTCGTTAAACACTCAAGAAGTAACAACTTTTTACAAACAACCAAACAATATGTTCAAATTC GTGATTCTTTTTGCTGTCATTGCCGCTGCTGCTGCAGGATTAGTTCCAGCTGTGTCTACTCCTCTTTTGGGCAGATTAATTCCTCAGCCATCTTTGGCTCCTGCCAATACTGAACATGCTGGCTATGTCAGTGGATTGACACCAATTGCCCATCAATATGTATCATTGCCAGCTGCCTACTCAGCAGTTTATGCAGCTGAACATGTTCCATTGGCATATGCCCGTAATTAT GTGGCATACACAGCTCCAATTGAAACTTCTCACTACCGGATTTCCTATTAG